The following coding sequences lie in one Cannabis sativa cultivar Pink pepper isolate KNU-18-1 chromosome 5, ASM2916894v1, whole genome shotgun sequence genomic window:
- the LOC133037862 gene encoding uncharacterized protein LOC133037862, whose amino-acid sequence MKGKKKVSRDHLAPPTQPPINPKGPNKQSVKRYIPPAKTQLLSGLSEIVKNWPAQKSKRYYIKPEVFGGEGQECWISADEVEDVCELHKIGNTVMSLWCSYLQEHTLNLGGLRNTYAFNNPASVSTEAGKLKQRSENLCQRMMGMQPEQWLICPWNSDDHWLTIMIHANTQSVAYLNSTNDFI is encoded by the exons ATGAAAGGAAAGAAGAAAGTTTCAAGAGATCATTTGGCTCCACCGACTCAGCCACCGATAAACCCAAAGGGGCCTAATAAACAGTCTGTCAAACGGTACATTCCCCCTGCAAAGACACAATTATTGTCTGGACTTTCAGAGATTGTGAAGAATTGGCCTGCTCAGAAATCAAAGAGATACTATATTAAACCGGAAGTGTTCGGAGGAGAAGGCCAAGAGTGTTGGATCAGCGCTGACGAGGTGGAAGATGTGTGCGAGCTCCATAAGATTGGAAATACTGTTATGTCTCTTTGGTGCAG ttatttgCAAGAACACACACTTAATCTTGGTGGGTTGAGGAATACATATGCATTTAATAATCCTGCTTCAGTATCAACTGAAGCTggtaaactcaaacaacgttcaGAGAATCTATGTCAGCGAATGATGGGTATGCAACCTGAACAATGGTTGATATGTCCGTGGAATTCAGA TGATCACTGGTTGACAATTATGATTCATGCCAATACTCAAAGTGTTGCATATCTTAACTCGACGAATGACTTTATCTGA
- the LOC133038248 gene encoding uncharacterized protein LOC133038248 encodes MDRDWMSANKLTVKYREGVDFFLEFSAKNADNPDLVHCPCLKCGNMERMKIAQIREHLFKNGIDRSYKVWYHHGEKIRRSGEGPFRKDKIVNNVEYEDDHIAEMINKAEFESQVRPETFQTMLEDAEKSIYPNCTRFTKLSTLIRLYNLKAKHGRSDKSLTELLAFLGELLPEGNEVPLSFYEAKKTLCSLGLQYEKIHACPNDFILYRKRFVDEVSCPMCGESRWQKKKNSNEVKKGVPAKVLWYLPPIPRLVRFFRNADHAKNLTWHASDRVKDGMMRHPADSPAWKTIDARWPDFTNEPRNIRLGLSADGINPHTSLSSKYSCWPILLVIYNLAPWLVMKRKFTMLTLMISGPSQPGNDIDVYLAPLIDDLSKLWYDGVNAYDAYRNEAFNLRAMLLWTINDFPAFGNLSRYSVKGHNACPICEEKTCSRYLTHSRKICYIGHRKFLPPEHVFRTWKKAFDGKQEFEMPPPPLSGRQLVEKMNKIQFNLGKRKSKSKKRKGGKGVTNEPQGPWKKKSIFFELEYWEHLVLRHNLDVMHIEKNVSDSLINTLFNIPGRSKDGIKSRLDLKEMGIRGNLHPEIIGKRTFLPPACYALTKEEKRSFCTSLSHVKVPKGYSSNISNLVDMDKLILSRLKSHDHHILMQHTLSVSIRSVLPKKVRYAITRLCLFFKSLCCKVVDVSKLENLRLEIVEVLCYLEQLFPPSFFDIMIHLTVHLVREVKMCGPVYLRWMYPMERYMKILKGYVRNRSRPEGSIVESYIVEEAVEFCSDFLSNVATVGSCLPRFDNEISKGGRDVSVCDVSRADREEAHRLVLQNVDEVQPYIE; translated from the coding sequence ATGGATAGAGATTGGATGAGTGCGAATAAGTTAACGGTAAAATATAGGGAAGGTGTTGACTTCTTTTTGGAGTTTTCTGCAAAGAATGCGGATAATCCTGATTTGGTTCATTGCCCATGTCTCAAATGTGGTAACATGGAGCGTATGAAAATTGCCCAAATAAGAGAACATTTGTTTAAGAACGGTATAGACAGGAGTTATAAGGTCTGGTATCACCACGgagaaaaaattagaagatcgGGCGAGGGACCCTTTAGAAAGGATAAGATTGTTAATAATGTGGAGTATGAAGATGATCACATCGCAGAGATGATTAACAAAGCAGAGTTTGAATCTCAAGTTCGTCCTGAAACATTTCAAACTATGTTAGAAGATGCTGAAAAGTCGATTTACCCTAATTGTACTAGGTTTACTAAATTATCGACGCTTATTAGGCTATACAATTTGAAAGCAAAACACGGGAGGAGTGATAAGAGTTTGACAGAGTTACTAGCTTTCTTAGGAGAATTATTACCCGAAGGTAATGAGGTGCCTTTGTCTTTCTATGAGGCAAAAAAGACATTGTGTTCGTTAGGCTTGCAATATGAAAAGATACATGCATGTCCTAACGATTTCATCCTATATCGAAAGAGATTTGTGGATGAGGTATCATGTCCAATGTGCGGTGAGTCCAGGtggcaaaagaaaaagaattctaATGAGGTAAAGAAGGGTGTTCCTGCAAAAGTATTGTGGTACTTACCACCCATACCTCGTTTGGTTCGGTTTTTTCGAAATGCCGACCATGCTAAAAATTTGACTTGGCATGCCAGTGATAGAGTGAAAGATGGTATGATGAGACATCCAGCTGACTCTCCCGCTTGGAAAACAATTGATGCTAGATGGCCTGATTTTACCAATGAGCCTAGGAATATCCGTCTTGGTCTCTCTGCAGACGGTATCAATCCACATACTTCCCTTAGCAGTAAGTATAGTTGTTGGCCAATCTTGCTTGTGATATATAATTTGGCGCCGTGGCTTGTTATGAAGAGAAAGTTCACTATGTTGACATTGATGATATCAGGCCCTTCACAACCTGGCAATGATATTGATGTATACTTAGCTCCTCTTATTGATGATTTAAGTAAATTGTGGTATGACGGTGTTAATGCATATGATGCCTATAGGAATGAAGCATTCAATCTTAGGGCCATGTTATTGTGgacaatcaatgattttcctGCTTTCGGGAATCTTTCTCGCTACAGTGTGAAAGGTCATAATGCATGTCCTATCTGTGAAGAGAAAACATGCTCTCGCTATTTAACACATTCGAGAAAAATTTGTTATATAGGACACCGAAAGTTTTTGCCACCCGAACATGTATTTCGGACCTGGAAAAAGGCATTTGACGGTAAGCAAGAATTTGAAATGCCTCCCCCACCTTTAAGCGGAAGACAATTGGtagaaaaaatgaataaaattcaATTCAATCTTGGAAAGCGAAAGTCAAAatcgaagaaaagaaaaggaggtAAGGGTGTCACAAATGAACCTCAGGGACCGTGGaagaaaaaatcaatattttttgaGCTTGAGTATTGGGAGCATTTGGTTTTACGTCACAATTTAGATGTGATGCATATTGAGAAAAATGTCTCAGATAGCTTAATTAATACCTTGTTTAATATTCCTGGTCGAAGTAAAGATGGAATTAAATCCCGTCTAGATTTGAAAGAGATGGGGATTAGAGGAAATTTACATCCAGAAATTATTGGTAAACGAACTTTTTTACCACCGGCGTGTTATGCCCTGACTAAGGAAGAAAAACGATCTTTCTGTACGTCATTGTCTCACGTTAAAGTACCCAAAGGGTATTCTTCAAATATCTCCAATTTGGTAGATATGGACAAATTAATTTTGTCCAGACTGAAGTCTCACGATCATCATATACTGATGCAACATACTCTGTCGGTGAGTATCCGTTCTGTTTTACCTAAGAAAGTTCGCTATGCCATCACCAGGTTATGTTTATTCTTTAAATCTCTTTGTTGCAAAGTGGTAGATGTGTCAAAGTTGGAAAATCTCCGATTAGAAATTGTTGAAGTGTTGTGTTATTTAGAACAACTTTTTCCTCCATCCTTTTTTGACATAATGATCCACTTAACTGTTCATTTGGTGAGAGAGGTAAAAATGTGTGGGCCAGTGTATTTGAGATGGATGTACCCAATGGAACGGTACATGAAAATCCTAAAGGGTTATGTAAGAAACAGAAGCAGGCCAGAGGGTTCAATTGTTGAATCCTACATCGTTGAAGAGGCTGTAGAATTTTGTTCAGACTTCTTGTCAAATGTAGCAACTGTTGGGTCGTGTCTTCCTAGATTTGATAATGAAATTAGTAAAGGGGGTCGGGATGTTTCTGTTTGCGACGTAAGTCGAGCTGATCGAGAGGAAGCACACCGACTCGTTTTGCAAAATGTTGATGAGGTTCAACCGTACATTGAGtaa